TGGCTTCAAATAGCCGTTTTCGTCAGAGTCGTACCATGGAACCGAGTATGGTGACCCCCCTTTATTAATGCATTTTTATCATTTCCTTGACATGACACAACAGTGTGCGAAGTTTCACCtgaaatctatgacaagttctatttctagggaatcaaCCTAAGTTTTGACTTGTCAGGCCAAGAAGCTGGAACAGTTAAATTTTTGACCTAAAGTGAACAACACTCGAAAAGAATAAAAGTAAGTGGATTAATTGTGTTTCCAGCGTCTTCTTCCCTAATACCAGCATTTGAATGCAAAGTGAATCGCCTGTGCATCTACGACAAACAAGATCCAGTCAGTGCATTCAACGTGGAGGTCACGAAACTGATCTATGCAAGATCATCAGCGTCAGGCACTGATGCAGAGTGAGACTACTGTTGCTCTGAATTGGTTTTGTCTTTAATTGGTGAAGCAAAGATCATGCAGACATAATTCCTAAAGCTTTTCACGACATGTTTAATGTCTAGCATTTGCTTTGAAAAGCTTGAGAGATTTCGTTTTGCTTATTATAAATTACCTAGAATgtcttgaagttttgtcttgtctCCTGTAGGTAAACCTTTTACATTAAGAAAGCCTGATTGAATATCAGTTATCTTTATCAAGCTATATGGGCGTGCAGTACATGAACGCGAGAGTAAAAGCCGCTAAAGGAATTTGAGAGTCAACACTCCCAATCTGTCAAACCTACTGATTGAGATTATGTGGCTGACTATGTTATTACAAGAACATTTGGCCTGGAATACAAGCCAAAAAATGAAGTACCTCCGATTAAGAAACCACAGGCTCCGAACTGCAGGCGAATTCAAGCATTTCCTGTTGGTGCGATTTAGCTAATTTAAGTCAATTGGAAGTAAACCTGTCGGACTAAAAGCACTTACTTTTCATGTTACATGACTATTAATCTTATCAGCCAACTCCACAGTTTTCTATTACGAAGTAGTCCCCCTCGCAGACACTCTCGAGGCTTTGTCACGCAAGCAGATGTTGTGGGGGGAAGGAATATGTAATGAAGCCCTAAGAGTGTCTGTGTGGGAGTTGAGCAGAAACTCTTAGCAACAACTAAACGATGAGCGgtaaatggtggccattttttcCCGTATACAGTATGGGAAAGAGATTAAAAACAAGGTTTAGTGTGAACTCTACAACAATGGAATGGTTTCTCGGTCGGCTTAATGGCTCTTACACAGTTGTCCTTGATCAATGCCCCCTGAACTGTGGTCAAATTCACTAACGTTTGTGGATTTCATCGTtcttcaagaaaatgaagactCTTTCAACCCTTTGAGGTGAGCAATGCTGTGCTAATATTGAGCGCTATGTGAAGAAGTACAGAAGAGAACTTGTAGGAGGTTTAATTCCACTACTTTCgacttaaataaattaaaatgacttttctctgcTTCAGGTTTATTACATGTTAGTTTCAAGGGCATTATGATTTATGTACAAGCGGTTTGTATTTTTGGCTATTTATGTTGCTTGATGCAACAATTAAACTTATTTACACTTAACGAAGCACtgtttgaatgaaatgaatttttttgaCGAAGTCGTTATGTGTTACATGTGAAGATCAAGACATCCGCTAGACGATTATGCGATCGTAGATTAAATGTCTTATGACAGTCTGTTATTCTGCCAGGAATGTCTATTGTCAAGATTTCTAtaaatgtttttcattttaactCAAATCAAGATCTTTGAGAGACTTTAAAAGAAACTTAACCCACTTAGGTCAATTGTTAAATGGCATTCACGACTGTCATATGATGTCACAATGTGTGCGATGTACTTCTTGAGATTTACACAATAAAGAGAAACAGTTGTGTTGTCTTGATCATCGTGATACTACGTCATTACAATAGTTGTAATATTAGAGCCGGGACCAGGATGGTAAAATTGACAGAGGatagaaacaaaatgaaatcgATCCAAGCAGCCTACAAAGGACACTGTACACAAGATTTTAAAAGGCAGAAAAACTCATAACTTAAAAGAGTTCAGATCACGCTGAATTGGAGGCACTCATGGACAGACTCACACAAAGAGCTGGGGAAATAGCGCAGATGGATGCTAAGATTGTGATGTCTTTGGAGACAGAGTAAGACATTCGAAAAGACACAGAATCAGCTCTGATGCTTCAAGACGATATATCAGACTGgcaattcaaaattaaacaatttctcAAGAGTAAACAAGAAACATCAGTGAGTCAATTCCATCATAGTAGTTTCAAAGAAGCACCAACGCCTCGAATGATATTAATTTACCCAAGATAAACATCAAATCCTTTGGAGGAGATCCATTTGAATGGCTCATATTCTGGAATAGCTTTAGTGCAGCTATTAATAAAAATCTCGAACTAAGTGATGTTCAAAAAATGAATTATTTAAATGGAATGCTTAAAGGGCTGCCATTCACTAAAGAAAATTATAGAAAGGCAACTGAGCTAAGAAAAGAGCGCTTTGGCAAAACCCAAAATTTGGCCCACGCTTACATGGAGTCATTACCGAAGATCCACGTGCCATCAAGTGACACCAAAAATTTAAGGGGATTTTACAATATATGTGAAACCAATATTCGTGGCTCAGAAACACTTGGAATAATGACTGAAGTTTTCTAATTCCCATACGCCTCAAGAAAAAACTTGAGGACGTACGCCGCTTAATATTCAGAGCAGATCCTTTAGCAGATAGCTCCCTGGATAGATTGAGGGTAGCCATATGACAAGAAATTGAAACATAAGAGAAAAGCCACATATCCTCTTTAGAAGATTCCACATCTTCTGCCATGGCCAGAGAAGTATACCAACCGCTGGCGCTTTACTAACCAATGCTCAGCAAAAACAAAGATTTCTCAACGGAAAACTGAAAGTATCACGACCATGCACATACTGCGCAGAAACACACTTTGATCAAATAACATCTGTGGAGGAAAGGCGATCTATCCTTCAACGCCAACGGAGATGTTTAAATTGTCTTGGACTCAAACACGAAAATTCAATGCTACTCAAAAGGTTGATGCATGAATGTAAGAAGAAACACCATACTTCCATTTgcgaagaaaaacaagaacataTAACACAAAGCTCATCATatcaaatgaaagaaaaaagaaattcaaacaGTGGTCAGTCACCTACAAATACCATGGCGAGGAACACAACCCACATGGGAGCAACACATTCCCTTCATCCCTACAAATCATATCCTGAACTAAAAACAATGGGAAAAGAACTCCTGGATAACTACATTTGGCTCATTTCAAAGCACTAGTAAAACATATGATATTGCCTCCCTTTTGCTATCGACAGAAAAaaagaatatcaaaataaaagtgctaGTAACTCCAATTATTTGTCCACCGCTATCAGTCATGAATTAAAAGGACTCAAGCTTGTAGATCGTTTGCAATCATCAGAAAATCTTGACGTAGATATCATCATTGGAAACGACTATTACGGTCAGCTGAATactggaaaataataaaaactgaaaacgaAGCCTTGATTGCTATGGAAAGCAAATTTGGGTGGCTCCTATCAGGACCCGTTCAAAATGAGAGCAACCATGAAAACGACTTAAACACAATGTGTCAAAGGATCGAAACCGTGCCAGTAGACGAGTCAAAACTCGACAACCTATAAACCAAGTTCTGGGAAATCAGCAAAATACGAGATGAAAGCGACAAAAATGACGATATCATCATTAACTTTCAGAAGACCATCCGATTTAAATGAGGCAGCTGGTAGTAAGACTCCTATGGAAACTAAACAAATGCAATCTACCAACAAACTTCATTTTAAGCAAAAGACGATTGAACAGTCTACTGAACAGTCTCAAAAAGAAAGACCCAGGACTTATTAAGAAATACAACGAACAACTCCTTGAACAAGTTAATCTCGCTTTCATAGAGAAAGTGGGGAACCTCAATCTTCACGAAGGCATTTTGCATTACATTCCCCACCTTCCTGTTTTTAGAACAGACAGCGCAACAACTAAGATGCAAAAAGTTTATGACGCTTCTGCCAGAGTGTCATCAGAAGCATTGAGTCTAAATGACTGTCTAAACACAGGTTCAAATCTAATGCAGGATCTAACTGGCATCCTATTAAAGTTCACGACCCACAGAATAGCCTTCACAGTAGATATAGAAAAAGCTCTCCTACAAATCGAACTAAATAACAGAGACAGGGACGCTACTAGATTCTTATGGCTGAAAGACAGCTTTGTGTCAAAATTGTTTGACCCCCTGGGATATGTTGAACCCATTATTGTTAGAGCAAAGATCATGATCCAGGATCTATGGAAACAAAACTTAAGCTGGGATCAGGAAGTGCCGAGCAAACATAGGGACCAATGGCTAAACTGAATCAGCTATATCAGCAATTTGACGTCGATTGAAATACCTAGACCATACTTCCTCACAAGCATTTCTAAAAGACAACTTCATATCTTCTGTGACAGCAGCCAACCAGCTTACAGAGCAGTAGCTAACCTAACAGGAATGTCAGGAGCAGAAATATACACTGTGTTCACAATGGCTAAAACCAGAGTTGCACCATTAAAGCACAGACCCTTCGACGGAACTGCTAGCAGCACTCTTATGAGCGCAATTATCTGAATATCTAACCAAGACACTACAGCTCACAAAAACCAAATGCGAAGTCATATACTGGAGTGATTCCCAAATAGTGTTATCTTGGATGTCGTCTGCTAAACAATTGCCACAATTTGTTCGTACGCGAGTCCACAAGATAAAAGAAATAACATCATCGAACACATGGAAAGTTTGCCCAACATCAACGAATCCAGCCGACTCGCTGACTCGGGGACTTGATACCAAAATGTTCAACGACAGAAAACAGCAATGGTTTAAAGGTGCTCCATGGCTGAGAGAGCCAGAAGACACATGGCCTCTACAACCCGGAACATCAATCAACGCAGAGTACGAGAGCCCACAAACGGCAGTTATAATGATCGCAGATATTGAAGAAAACCCTAACATACTGAACATCATTGACTTAACGAAATACAGCACTCTAATACTGGTAATCAGAGTCACTGCCCTTCTTGTCCTCTtcgcaagaaaatggaaaacacCTAAGTTGTATAATAATAGCATCCTCACCACAAAAGAAACGCTGGAAGCCAGAAATTTGTTACTAAAAGCAACTGAACAAATAACttacaaacaagaaatatcaTACCTAAAGAACAGCGATAAATTCAAAGAACCTGCCATTGTACGACCACTCAACCTTTATCTTGATGATGAAGACCTACCTCACTGTCTTGGAAGGTTACAGTACACAGATCTACCCCACGAGACAAAGCTTCCCATCCTCATGCCAAAAGACAATTACTTGACTACACTAATCGTCCAATCTATGCATAAAGACGGTTATGCATGGTGGAGTTTGTGAAACATTAACTCACATCAGACAAACATATTGGATACCGCAAGGTCGACAGTTGGTTAAAAGAATCATCTCCAAGTGCATGACATGCAGAAAAATTCAAGGACCACCATCTCGATCTGTACCCACACCACCTTTACCGAAATCAAGAGTTCTACAATCACAAGCCTTTCAATTTACAGGTATCTGAAATCACACTCCATCTAAAGTTTACATTTGTCTATTCACTTGTGCCGCAGTACGAGCCTTACACCTCGAGTTAGTGGAAGGACAGACAACCCAGGCCTTTCTTAGGGCATTCAGAAGATTTAATCAGTCGAGGAGGCATTCCCAAATGTATAATTTCTGACAATGCAAAAACCTTCAAAGCTGGAGCTCAAGAACTCCAAACAATGAAAACCCAAGTCCTCAAGCCAAATGCATCACAACAGTTCCTAGCCAACCATAACATCACATGGAAATTCATAACAGAACGAGCCCCGTGGTGGGCAGGATTCTACGAAAGACTTGTTGGACTAGTGAAAAGATGTCTAAAAAAAACTAAAGGCAAAGCCTATTTGAACATGATTGAAATTAACACAATACTCACCGAGGTAGAGGCAGTGTTAAACAGCCGTCCGTTGACATATCCTTATGTGGATATTAACGGTGCTGCTCCTTTGACCCCATCGCATTTCTTATGTGGACACCGTCTTCTGACTCTCTCAGACACAAGAGTTAGCGTCAAAAAATCAGATCCAGACTATATCTTAACTGATATTTCAACAAAAGAGGTAATGAAGAGAGCAAAATATCATGAGATAGTGATACAGGCCTTCTGGACACGATGGCAAAAGGAGTATCTGACAAGTCTGCGTGAATATAACTCTTACCAAAAGAAAACATCAAATAAGACAACAGTTGCTACAGGAGACGTTGTTCTCATACATAATAATGTACCACGTAATCAGTGGAAAATAGGTGTCATAACTGATTTACATAAAGGGAAAGACGGTTTAGTCAGATCTGTATCTTTAAGAATAAATTCAGTCAGAAGGCAATTCATAGAATCCGGGAACAATCGGAAATGAATACTTGACATGAACGATATCAGATTCATCTCAATACTTGTCTTAAACACTTATCCTTTGCTAATCATTCCATATTATTTCTTATCCAATCGGCCCAGAAGAGTGTCATAAATTATGTAATTATGACGTCACAATGTGCACGATGTACTTCTTGAGATTTACACGATAAAGAAAAACAGGTATCTTGATCATCGTATTACTACATCGTTACAATAGTTgtaacaacaactttcatttaaaataaacatgcTTTATTAATTCTCTTTTGTCTGTCAAAGAAATAAGCAACGTGCATAATTGCTACACTGAACCCTTCTCGCAACTATGGGGAATATCTTTAAATTAGAAGCCCTTGAGCGGAAACcttaaaatttaagaacattTCCTCTATTATAACAagtcccccacccccctccccctctttAATTGTgtatgtacatggaaatttctataGAAAAGGCAAAGAATACCtggcaactgggatgtacacGGAAATTTCTATAGACACCATGTGGCAGAGAATGTCTGAAACTATTTcgtctaagcaactgggatgtacatggaaatttctataGACACCTTATGGCAGAGAATATCTGAAAGTATTGTGTCTTGGCAACTGGGACGTACATGGAAATTTTCATAGATAACGtgtggcaaagaatatctgaaactatttcgtctaagcaactgggatgtacatggaaatttctaaAGCCACCTTGTGACAGAGAATATCTTAAACTACTTTGTCTTAGCAACTGGGATGtatatggaaatttccatagatacCTTGTGGCAAACAATATCTGAAACTATTAATTTTCGTCTAAGCAAAAGagatgtacatggaaattacCATAGACACCTTGTGGCAGAGAATTTCTGAAACGTTTATTACAAAAAGTAGGCTTTGACATTGAAATTTCGAAAGACCACTTTTGGCATAGAATATCAAACGTATTATATGAACTTCCCAAGGAAATTATTTTACTCGTACGTTTGGAGCATAAAGCTATTCCTCTTCTACAGATGAGCCTTTGGTGAAATATATTTGTAATATTATGGAGCTGTGTACCATAAACAGATGGGAACATGCAATCCCTCGCACTAACATTGTTCCTGTTTAGCAAAACCATGACTAATGCTGTTACAAGGCATTGAAAATGAACTCCGACAAACAAAGTCCATCTTAGTCAATTGTATGAGTAACATAGCGGATGGCGTTTTATTTCTTGGATTGATAGAAAACTAAGAGGTAGCTCTTGCATGTACTTTCCCATTTTGTTGGAAAACATGCATATACactgttaatatttttttctaattcGCTACCTCACAAAATGCCAACTTAAGAAATTATTTGCTAGTTTCTTTATCTGTCCTTTAACCTTTTTCATTCCTCCTGTCATGCACCCAATCACAATTAGCACTATTCCTATTCTGAAGCCTGGCCTTCTTTTTCTGAACTCAAATGCCAACTGCTGGTACTTTTGAAGTTTTCCATTGTAAGTTTCATCGGTATTCTTCTTGTTCGGACATGCCATGTCAATCATTGTAAACTTCTTGTCAtctaaatttttattttcactttttttaaaataactttaaTTGTGATTCATACTACTTACAACACTTTTACAAAAGTAAACAATTTACAACAGTACTACAACTACTAAAGTCCCTAAAAGGGTGcgagactagcactgatgtaacacaattcaaagtaaatggaataatAGAAAAATTAGAGAAATGAGAGCGTTTTTTGAGGCTTGCTGAGaaaggtacgagactggcaatcatgtaacacaactcaaagtaaatggaattataCAAAAATTGGACAAATGGGAGCATGTGTTAAGGCGTGTCGAAAAGGGTGCGAGACTAGCACTGATGGAATAATAGAAAAATTAGAGAAATGAGAGCGTAtgttaaggcgtgccgaaaagggtgcaagactagcactgatgtaacacaattcaaagtaaatggaatagTAGAAACATTGGAGAAATCAGAGCGTTTTTTgaggcgtgccgaaaagggcACATGGATTGTGACTAAGGGTgggttcgattgggaaatccggatttagattttgaaaatctaaatccggattaaTAGACACTGTAGACCGTGAAATACCTCAGTGAATAAGCTTATTTGCGATTGATACAGTCCACAGACCCTAGAGAGTTTCCTATACTACTGTAATCCAAATCCGCCCGAGTTTAACTATTTTTCTGCCATTCCTATAATAATAAAGGTTTGAAATTACCGTAACACTTCACTACTTATTCTATGAAGAGTTTATAAACTTATATCCTGCTGAAGTACCGATGTAACACATTCACACCGTGACATGTCATCGTTTTAAAGTTTAGCCAAGTTCGTaagcttacatgtacatcaatACATACTTATGTTTTTTAGACTGAAAATGTGGAACAACCACGGCCAATACTGGCCTGAGGATCAATCATGGTTGAATGAAAGTCCCTTTGGACAGTATTCACCATCAGAATCAGTGCAACCCTCTTTGCTAAGTCAAACATCCACCAGTATCAACTAGAAGAGTTAGTCCTGTACAGAATCGCGTTCAACTAGTCCAGCCAGTTTCTGTAGTGAAGGGTCTGTGAGTGTAGGCAGTGATGATTGAGTATCCAATCATTTAGCAGTAAATTCTGTAAACGCAAATAGAAGGAGACAGTGGTCAAAGGAACAAGTCCTTGCATTACTGGATCTATGTGAAAAGAGGCGAAATGactaaaaagagaaataaagatGTGTGGGAGGCTATTGGGAAAAGAGATGGAAGAATTAGGATTTCCTGATAAACGAAATGCTGGGGATTGTGAAAGTAAGTTAAAAAACTTCAAAAGGTCATACATCCCCACAGTTGATCATAATAACACCTCTGGAAATGACCGCAAAACTTGTCCTTACTTCAACCTGTTACACTTAGTAGCAGTCGTGCTGGTACTAAGATAGCTCGAGAGTCCAAATCTCACAAAGATGTTACATGCAGTGAAGATATACCAAGAAAGCGAAAGAGAAAACCACAAGCAAAAGATGATCTTCTCTCTCTGTTCAAGAATTCACACAAACAGAGGAAGAGAGGGAAAAAGAGAGAATGCAAGAATTAAGAGAAATGCACACTGAGAAAATTAATGTGATG
The sequence above is a segment of the Montipora foliosa isolate CH-2021 chromosome 2, ASM3666993v2, whole genome shotgun sequence genome. Coding sequences within it:
- the LOC137991533 gene encoding uncharacterized protein, yielding MKTQVLKPNASQQFLANHNITWKFITERAPWWAGFYERLVGLVKRCLKKTKGKAYLNMIEINTILTEVEAVLNSRPLTYPYVDINGAAPLTPSHFLCGHRLLTLSDTRVSVKKSDPDYILTDISTKEVMKRAKYHEIVIQAFWTRWQKEYLTSLREYNSYQKKTSNKTTVATGDVVLIHNNVPRNQWKIGVITDLHKGKDGLVRSVSLRINSVRRQFIESGNNRK
- the LOC137991531 gene encoding uncharacterized protein, yielding MRQLVVRLLWKLNKCNLPTNFILSKRRLNSLLNSLKKKDPGLIKKYNEQLLEQVNLAFIEKVGNLNLHEGILHYIPHLPVFRTDSATTKMQKVYDASARVSSEALSLNDCLNTGSNLMQDLTGILLKFTTHRIAFTVDIEKALLQIELNNRDRDATRFLWLKDSFVSKLFDPLGYVEPIIVRAKIMIQDLWKQNLSWDQEVPSKHRDQWLN
- the LOC137991532 gene encoding uncharacterized protein is translated as MSSAKQLPQFVRTRVHKIKEITSSNTWKVCPTSTNPADSLTRGLDTKMFNDRKQQWFKGAPWLREPEDTWPLQPGTSINAEYESPQTAVIMIADIEENPNILNIIDLTKYSTLILVIRVTALLVLFARKWKTPKLYNNSILTTKETLEARNLLLKATEQITYKQEISYLKNSDKFKEPAIVRPLNLYLDDEDLPHCLGRLQYTDLPHETKLPILMPKDNYLTTLIVQSMHKDGYAWWSL